In the Oncorhynchus gorbuscha isolate QuinsamMale2020 ecotype Even-year linkage group LG05, OgorEven_v1.0, whole genome shotgun sequence genome, one interval contains:
- the LOC124036656 gene encoding diphosphoinositol polyphosphate phosphohydrolase 1-like has product MMKIKSNQTRTYDGDGYKKRAACLCFRNESEEEVLLVSSIRHPGKWIVPGGGMEPEEEPNVAAVREVCEEAGVKGTLGRLLGIFENTDRKHRTYVYVLIVTEMLEDWEDSVNIGRKREWFNIEDARRVLQCHKPVQASYFEALQQGSLSSNGTPLVTTIGGEEHSPTYNINQSSRSSIR; this is encoded by the coding sequence ATGATGAAGATCAAATCGAATCAAACGCGGACATATGACGGGGATGGCTACAAGAAGCGTGCCGCCTGTCTGTGCTTCAGAAACgagagtgaggaggaggtgtTGTTGGTGAGTAGTATCCGGCATCCAGGCAAGTGGATCGTCCCTGGTGGCGGGATGGAGCCGGAGGAAGAGCCCAACGTTGCTGCTGTTCGAGAGGTGTGTGAAGAGGCTGGTGTCAAGGGGACATTGGGGCGTCTACTAGGAATTTTCGAGAACACAGACAGGAAGCACAGAACATATGTCTATGTCCTCATCGTTACAGAGATGTTGGAAGACTGGGAGGACTCTGTGAATATTGGGAGAAAAAGGGAATGGTTTAATATTGAGGATGCCAGAAGAGTGTTGCAGTGCCACAAGCCTGTGCAGGCCTCGTACTTTGAGGCCCTACAACAGGGCAGCCTGAGCAGCAACGGGACACCCCTGGTGACCACGATAGGGGGAGAAGAGCACTCCCCTACCTACAATATCAACCAGAGCTCCAGATCGAGTATAAGATAA